The window TTTAAGGAGGAGCACTGTATAATGAAAGCCACCGCGGAAAGGATCGAGAAAAACACCGTCCTTTTGCAAATTGAGGTAGAGGAAGAACAGGTAAACAAGGCGTTGGACAAAGCCTATCGTAAAGTTGTAGGTCAGGTAAATATTCCTGGATTCCGTAAAGGAAAAGCCCCCAGGGCGATGGTTGAGAGATACGTCGGTGTGGAAACCCTCTTTGGGGAAGCGGCCGAAATTCTCATTCCGGAAACCTATATGCAGGCCTTGAAAGAAACGGAAACGGAACCCATCAACCAGCCTAAAATTGATATTGTCCAGGGAGAAGCGGGTAAAGCGCTTATTTTTAAAGCCACTGTGGAAGTTAAACCGGAAGTTGCTCTGGGTGAATATAAAGGTTTGGAAGTAAATAGGCCTTCCGAGGAAGTAACGGAAGAGGATATACAAAAGGAATTGGAAAAACTACAGGCCCGCCACGCCAAGCTGGTTACCGTAGAAGGAGAAATTCAACAGGGTGATACGGCCATCATTGATTTTACCGGCTATGTGGACGAAGAAGCCTTTGAGGGTGGAACCGCAGAGAATTATTCTTTAAACATTGGCTCCGGCACCTTTATTCCAGGCTTTGAAGAACAACTGCTGGGCGTCAAGACCGGGGAGTCCAAAGAGGTCAATGTGACCTTCCCCGAAGAGTACCACGCCGAAAATCTGGCTGGGAAACCGGCCACCTTTAAAGTAACCGTCAAAGAATTAAAAAGGAAAGAACTGGCTCCGCTGGATGATGAATTTGCCAAGGACGTCAGTGAATTTGATACTCTGGAAGAATTAAAGTCCGACATTCGGAATAAATTAAGTGAAGCTGCCAGTAGCAAGGCTAAATCGGCAGTGGAAAATGGTGCCGTAGAAGCAGCGGTGGCCAATGCCACCGTAGAAGTACCGGAGATTATGATTGAGCGCAAGCTGGAAGAAATGTTAAATAATCTGAATCAGCGTTTAATGCAACAAGGGATTAATCTCGAACAGTACTTTAAATATACCAATACCAGTATTGATGAGATGCGGGAACGGATGAAGCCGGACGCAGAAACCAACGTTAAAAATGAACTGGTTTTGGATGCCATTGCCAAGATTGAAAAAGTTGAAGTTTCCGAAGAGGAAATTAGCGAAGAAATTCAAAAAATTGCTGCCTATGTAGGCCAGGACGAGAAAATCGTACGTAAAACTTTGGAATTACAGAATGAGATGGGGAATATTATTCAAGATATAGCCCGTCGCAAAACCGTTGCCTTCCTGGCTGAGAATGCTAAAGTTGTAGAAAGCACAAAGGAAGCATAAAAAACATAGACTATGCAGTAAGCCTAACATCTACCCTTTTAAAAGATCCAAGGAGGCGATAAACTTGTCAGGTTTGGTGCCAATTGTAGTTGAACAAACAAACAGGGGTGAACGGGCCTACGACATTTATTCAAGACTATTGAAAGACAGAATCATCTTTATTGGCGGCCCCATTGAGGATCACATCGCAAATTTGGTCATTGCCCAGTTTTTGTTCCTGGAGGCGGAGGATCCGGAAAAGGATATCCACCTTTACATCAACTCCCCGGGGGGAGTTGTAACTGCCGGAATGGCCATCTATGATACCATGCAATACATCAAGTGCCCGGTATCCACCATTTGCCTGGGCCAAGCGGCAAGCATGGGTTCTTTTCTGCTGGCCGCCGGCACCAAGGGAAAACGCTATTCACTGCCCTATGCCCGCATTATGATTCATCAGGTCCTGGGCGGTGTACAAGGGCAGGCGACCGACATTGATATTCATGCCAAAGAAATTTTAAGAATCAAGGAAGTTTTAAATGAAAGATTATCCCATCATACGGGTCAGCCCCTGGATAAAATCGCCAGGGATACCGAGCGGGACTTCTTCATGTCGGCGGAAGCGGCCAAGGAGTACGGAATCATTGATGAGGTGATGCCGTATAGGAAGTAAAGATAAAAGAGGTGGAGACATGTTTAATGAGAAAGGCCAGCTCAAATGTTCCTTCTGCGGTAAGATGCAGGATCAGGTTAAAAAGCTTGTAGCAGGACCCGGGGTCTATATCTGCGATGAGTGCATTGAGTTGTGCAACGAAATCATCGAAGAAGAGTTAAGCGATGACCTCAATTTGGACATGGGCGATCTACCAAAACCCAAGGAAATTAAAACGATTCTGGACCAGTATGTGATTGGTCAGGAGTCAGCCAAGAAACAACTGGCCGTGGCCGTTTATAATCACTACAAGCGAATTAACCTTGGCGGCAAGGTAGAAGATGTGGAACTTTCCAAAAGCAACATTGTAATGTTGGGCCCCACCGGCAGTGGTAAAACATTGCTGGCCCAGACGCTGGCTCGCTTGTTAAACGTGCCGTTTGCCATTGCAGATGCCACCTCTTTAACAGAAGCAGGTTATGTGGGTGAAGATGTTGAAAACATCCTGCTGAAATTAATACAAGCTGCTGATTATGATGTTGAAAAAGCGGAAAAGGGCATTGTTTATATTGATGAAATAGATAAAATTGCCCGCAAGTCCGAGAATCCATCCATCACCCGGGACGTTTCCGGGGAAGGCGTGCAGCAGGCGCTGTTAAAGATTCTGGAAGGTACGGTTGCCAGTGTGCCGCCCCAGGGTGGGCGTAAGCATCCGCACCAGGAGTTTATTCAGCTTGATACCACCAATATTTTATTTATCTGCGGTGGTGCCTTTGATGGTATTGAAAAGCTTATTTTAAACCGGATCGGTAAAAAACAGATGGGCTTTGGGGCCGAAATCCAAAGCAAAAAAGATCTTAAAATCGGTGAAATTTTGGCCAGTATTCTGCCTGAAGATCTCTTAAAGTTTGGCTTAATTCCCGAATTTGTGGGTCGGTTGCCGGTGATCGTTACCCTGGAAGCCCTGGATGAGGAAGCTTTGGTGCGTATCCTTACCGAACCCAAGAATGCTCTCTCCAAGCAGTATGAAAAGCTGTTTGAGCTGGACGGGGTGGCGCTGGAAATCCAGCCGGAAGCCCTGCAAGAGGTGGCCAAGGAGGCTCTCAAGCGCAAAACCGGAGCCAGAGGCTTACGGGCTATCATGGAGGATGCCATGCTGAACATTATGTATGACATCCCTTCCAGGGAGGATATTTCTAAAGTGGTGATCACCAAAGAAGCCATTCTTAAGAAGGGTGATCCTCTATTTATTACGGTGGACAGTAAAAAAAAGAAAGAAGAAACCGCGTAACCTAAAAGGTCAAAAACACGGAGCTTAATACTCCGTGTTTTTTCATTTTTTGGCTCAGTTTAGACGATCGGTTTTTCTTTAGGATCTTGTCCTTGGCCGTTTTAACAATCAATAATAGGACTACAGGGAATCCCTTAAGGACAATCACCAGCAACTGGACCCTAAAGAAAAACAGATTCGCTATTTATGTGTAAAAAAAAGTTTTTTTAGCAATAATACAAGATAAGTTGTATCAATAAGGAGGCATGGTTCATGGGGGAACTAACCAGTCTTGGCGGGTTTCTAACCTTCATACAGGTATTTTTTGCTGTGGTCATCGGTTTATATTTCTGGAATTTGCTGAAGGCCCAGCAGGGAAATAAAACGGCTGTGGAAAAGGAATCCCGGAAAGAGATGGAGAAGCTCCAGCGCCTGAGAGCCATTTCTTTGACCGAACCTTTGTCGGAGAAAACCCGACCCAAAAATTTTAATGAAATTATTGGGCAAGAGGAGGGCTTGAAATCCCTCAGAGCTGCTCTGTGTGGACCCAATCCCCAGCATGTTATTGTTTACGGACCTCCGGGGGTGGGAAAAACCGCGGCTGCCAGGTTGGTTCTGGAAGAGGCCAAAAAGGCTCCAAGTTCTCCTTTTAAAGAAAAGGCTAAATTTATCGAACTGGATGCAACAACAGCCCGGTTTGATGAAAGGGGCATTGCCGATCCCTTGATTGGTTCGGTCCATGATCCCATTTACCAGGGGGCAGGCCCCATGGGCATGGCCGGTATTCCCCAGCCCAAACTGGGGGCGGTTACCAAGGCTCACGGCGGGTTGCTTTTTATTGATGAAATCGGGGAGTTGCACCCCACCCAAATGAATAAGCTATTAAAAGTGTTGGAAGATCGCAAGGTGTTTTTGGAAAGCGCTTATTACAGTTCTGAAGATACCAATATTCCAACCCATATTCATGATATTTTCCAAAACGGTCTGCCGGCGGACTTCCGCATGGTAGGGGCGACCACCCGTACTCCGGAGGAAATTCCGCCTGCCATTCGTTCCCGTTGTTTAGAGATCTATTTTAGACCCCTGCTGCCGGATGAAATTGAGAAAATTGCCGCCAATGCCGCGGAAAAAATTGGCCTGCCCCTGGAGGAAGGGGCCTTGGAGGTAATTAAACGCTACGCCACCAGCGGGCGTGAAGCGGTAAATATTGTGCAAATTGCCGGCGGGCTGGCGTTAACGGAAGATAGAAAGGAAATTTTGGTCCGGGACATCGAATGGGTAGTGCACAGCGGACAGTATTCGCCGAGACCGGAACGCAAAATTAACCCGCAGCCTCAGGTAGGCGTGGTCAACGGCCTGGCGGTATATGGTCCCAACATGGGAGTTTTATCGGAAGTTGAAGCCACCGTGATTGCTGCCGAGGAAGGCCGGGGCCAGATTACGGTAACCGGTGTGGTGGAGGAAGAAGAAATTGGCGGAAATAGCAAAAGAATCAAAAGAAAGAGCATGGCCCGCAGTTCGGTGGAGAATGTGCTGACGGTACTGCGCAGGGTCATGGAGGTGGAACCCAAAAATTACGACATTCACGTTAATTTTTTGGGCAGCGGCTTGGTGGACGGTCCGTCGGCCGGAGTGACCATTGCCACGGCGGTTTATTCAGCCATTAAGGGAACCGCCGTTGACAACAAAGTAGCCATGACCGGAGAAATTTCCATCCGGGGGCTGGTTAAACCGGTGGGCGGGGTTTTGGCCAAGGTGGAAGCGGCCCGTCAGGCAGGTGTAAAAAAGGTATTGATTCCCAAGGAAAACTACCAGGAAATCTTTAAAAATATGGAAGGGATTGAGGTTGTAGCGGTAGAAACCTTGCATGAAGTGATTCAGGGAGCTTTAGTGAAGCAAACGGAGAAGCCGATGCAGTGGGAACCGGTGACCACTTCCCTGGATGTTCCGGCGGCAGCCTTTTTATCGCCTTCTGCCAAATCCTGATAAGCAGCATAATTAATGAGAAAGGTGAAAAATCCTGTCAGGGAGAATGGGACTAAATCAGTTTGCTCTAGCTTTTATAACCCAGCGATTGCTGGGTTTTTTCCGTTATTAGCAATTATTGCTGTGGCAAGGCTTTTGCTTTTTGTGTTATTATTACTGTATTCTGAATCACTAGTTAACCAACATAAGATTACAGTATACAAGGAGGTGCGGCAGTGAATTCCGAAATTAAAACCCTACCCTTGCTTCCTCTGAGGGGTATTCTTGTTTTCCCTTATATGGTGATTCATCTTGATGTGGGGCGGGAAAAATCTGTTCAGGCCATTGAGGAGGCAATGGTTGATAATAAAATGATTTTCTTGGCCACCCAAAGGGAAGCGCAAACCGATGAACCCGGGGTAGACGACATTTATCAGGTAGGAACGGTAGCCGAGGTTAAGCAGTTATTAAAACTTCCCGGAGGAACCATCCGGGTGCTGGTGGAGGGCATTGCCCGGGCCAAAATAAGAACATATGAAGGATTGGAACCCTACTTCAAAGTGGAAATTGACCAGTACTCTGAGGAATTTGAAAAGAGTTCCGAAATAGAAGCTTTGATGAGAAGCCTGGTTTACCAGTTTGAGCAATATGTCAAACTTTCCAAACGGATTCCGCCTGAAACTGTGGTTTCTGTGGTGAACCTTGAGGAACCGGGGCGTTTGGCCGATATTATTGCCTCTCATCTGGCCCTGCGCATTGAAGACAAACAAAAGGTTCTGGAGTCCATTGATATTGTTGAGCGTTTAGAAAAGCTTTGTTCCATTGTGGCCAAAGAATTAGAGATTGTGGAACTGGAGCGCAAGATCAATATCCGGGTTCGCAAGCAAATGGAAAAAACCCAGAAGGAATATTACCTTAGGGAACAAATGAAGGCCATTCAGAAGGAACTGGGCGAGAAAGATGAACGGGTTGCGGAATGTGAGGAACTACGGGAGAAAATAGCCAAAGCCAAACTTCCCAAGGAAGTGGAAGAAAAGGCCATAAAAGAGGTTGAACGGCTGGAAAAAATGCCCCCGATGGCCGCAGAGGCTACGGTGGTTCGCAATTATCTGGACTGGGTTCTCAGCCTGCCCTGGAGCAAAAGTACCCGGGACCGCCTGGAGATTAAAGCCGCAGAACAAATTTTGGATGATGACCATTATGGATTAAAGAATCCCAAGGAGAGAATTATTGAATATTTGGCCATCCGTAAGCTGGCTAAAAAGATGAAGGGGCCCATTCTTTGTCTGGTTGGTCCTCCGGGTGTGGGGAAAACCTCCCTTGGACGGTCCATCGCCCGGGCCTTGGAGCGTAAATTCATCCGTATTTCTTTGGGTGGCGTAAGGGACGAAGCGGAAATTCGCGGCCACCGCCGTACCTATGTAGGCGCTATGCCGGGCCGGGTTATTCAAGGGATGCGCCAGGCCGGTTCCAAAAACCCTGTATTTTTACTGGATGAAATCGATAAAATGGCCAGTGATTTCCGGGGCGATCCGGCCTCAGCCCTGTTGGAGGTCTTGGACCCTGAACAGAACAGTACCTTTAGCGATCATTATATTGAATCATCCTTTGATTTATCCAATGTTATGTTTATTACCACGGCCAATAATATGTGGTCCATTCCCCGGCCTTTGCTGGACCGCATGGAAGTAATTCAAATTTCTGGGTATACTGAAGAAGAGAAGCTGGAAATTGCCAAGCGTCACCTGCTGCCCAAGCAGATTAAAGAACACGGTCTGACCGCGGATATGCTTAGCCTTTCCGAGACCGCCATGCGCAAGATGATCCGGGAATATACCCGGGAATCCGGCGTACGCAGTCTGGAACGCAACCTTGCCTCCCTCTGCCGCAAAACGGCAAAAAGAATTGTGGCCAAGGAAGCAACAAAGGTTAAGATTACCGCTCAGAACCTGGAGCAATTTTTGGGTGTTCCCCGCTATCGTTACGGCGTGGCCGAACAATACGACGAAGTGGGCATTGTCACCGGCATGGCCTGGACCGAAGTGGGTGGGGATACCCTGGTAATTGAGGTAACTACCTATAAGGGCAACGGCCGCATGACCCTCACGGGAAAACTGGGAGATGTGATGAAGGAGTCCGCCCAGGCCGGTTACAGCTATGTTCGCAGCCGGGCCGGCGAACTGGAGATTCCCGGGGAGTTATTTGAAAAATACGATATGCATATTCATATTCCCGAAGGGGCCATTCCGAAGGACGGTCCGTCAGCGGGGATTACCATGGCCACCGCCATTGCTTCGGTGCTGACCGGACGAAAGGTCCGTCACGATGTGGCCATGACCGGAGAAATCACCCTGCGGGGCCGGGTTCTGCCGGTAGGAGGCATTAAAGAGAAGGTGATGGCCGCTCACCGGGCAGGGATTAAAATGATCATCATGCCCTTGGATAACAAGAAAGATCTGGAAGACATTCCTGGCAACATTAGAAAACAGCTTGAATTCAAACTGGTTGACCATATGGATCAGGTTTTGGAGCTGGCTCTGCTGGAAAAGGAAGAGACCAACAGTCTTTCCGTTCCTGAGGCCGCGGCAACCATGGATAATCCACCCTTCACCACCGGTGTGGAGCATCAAGAGGTTCAGCAACAAGGAGGAACCCAGTTACCATCGTGAAAATCCAGTCATCTGAATTTATAACCAGTGCTGTCAACCCCGGGGGCTATCCCCCGGGGGATTTGCCCGAGGTGGCCTTTGTGGGTCGCTCCAACGTAGGTAAATCATCCCTGATTAACAAAATGCTCAACCGCAAAGGTTTAGCCCGGACCAGCAAGACACCCGGGAGGACACAACTGATTAATTTTTTCAGGGTGAATGAAAACTTTATGATGGTGGATTTGCCGGGCTACGGCTATGCCAAGGTGCCGGAAGAGGTGCGGGTCCGGTGGGGGAAGATGGTTGAAGGTTATCTTAAAAACCGTGCCAATTTGCAGGGCGTTTTTTTATTATTGGACTGCCGGCATGTACCCACCGCCCAGGATAAACAAATGTACCAGTGGCTGGCTCATTACGGCGTACCGGCAGTGGTGGTGGCCACGAAAATAGACAAACTTTCCAATAACCAGTGGGCTAAGCAGCAGGGGGTTATAAAAAGAACACTGCCTCTGTCCCCGGAACACCGCTTGGTTCCTTTTTCCGCCGAAACCGGGCGGGGCAGGGAAGAGCTGCTGGAAGTCATTGCCCAATGGATTGCCCAAGCAACGGTCCCAAACCCATAGTATAATCAATGCCTAAACCGCTATCCCACCGGGTAGCGGTTTTACCTTTGCTTTTTGGGAGAGGGCAGGATGCTTTTTTTCTCCCAGTCAACTGAGGCCCGGGACAGTTCCAGAATATCTCCGGCGTACTTTAATAGGGGGAAGTTACTGTTATAGGCAATCTGTTTAATGACAGGCAGGGTTGCTACTGTAACAAGACGGTCGTAATCCTCGTTTTTCATGGTGTTAATAATTTCCCGAAGTCTTACGGATCTTCTCATTTCTTCATCTAGCCTTTTGGAGAGTTTATCGAAGGACAGGTTTTTAGCAATGGCACGGGCGGCCAGTACACCGCTGCGCAGGGAGGAGATCGCTCCGAAGCCCAGGAAGGACTCCATAAAGCCCCCGGCCGATCCCACCAGCAGGATGTTTCTAACCTGATGAGGGAAAACGGTTCCGGCCACATGGCTCAGTAAAAACCCCTCCGTAATCTGGTAATCCAGGTTTTCTTTCTTAAGAAAAGTATGCCAAATTTTTTCCATTTCCTTAGCACTGGTATTGGCATGAATTAAAACCAGACTGGCACGGGTACGGTTGAAGGCGGTTAAATAGGCGTAAGCGCCCAGAGCATAGTCGGTATTGACCCACATTTTCAGTTCTTCGGGATTGAAGTCACCCAGAACAATGGCGCCGCGAACCATGGTAATAAATATATCTTTCCAGATACCCAAGGTAGCCGCAATTTCCCGATTGCCGCTGGCTACCACGACGTAATCGTATTCCCGGGCCAATTCGGAATAATCAGCCTGGCAATTATAATAAATTGGACTTTTAATCATTTTGTTTAACTGCACTTCCAGGGACTGATCTCCCTGGCCGCGCTCCACAAAATAACCCAGCTTGCCGGAGTGAACCGTTTTGGAAACATGGGGGGCGTGCATGGTGAGCTTTTTCCAGGTGTTTAGAGGCTTGATTTTTATATGATAGTCTTTTTCAAGCCATTTCAGTTGATCGCGGACAGGACGGTTCATCAGTTGCAGCAAACCGCCTACATGAGGAAAGAGCTCTCCTGTTCGCGAACGTTCTTCATAGATGTCCGGGAAAATACGGAATCGTTCTAATTCATGGGCACAGGCCAAGCCCGAAATTCCGGCTCCGATAATGGCAACCCTCAAGGGCTCACCTCCACTAAAGGTTTGTTAATTTATTTTGCCCACAAATCCTGGAAATAAAATTTAATTTTTTCCCACCGGCTTTTTTCTTTTTGCTGCTCCGGAGGAATATATTGCACGGTGCCGGCAGCCTTTTGGGCAAATTTCATATTGCTGCCCCGGCTATATTCCACCGGATTGGTTAGCTCCCCGGCTTTGCGCACAAAACTTTGCAGTAATTCATAATCCTCTTTGGCAATCACCGGGGATTGATCCCATAATCCCATATCCCTGTATTGCTGAATCATTTTTACTAGGGTTGGCTGGTTTATTTCCGGGAAAAAAGGAGCGATTACCCGGGCTGCTTCCGCAGAACCGTGATAATCCAGCCACAGCATGGCTTTGCACAGACCATTGGTTAATTTTTGTACTTCTCTTTCATGCTGCTTCAGGTAAACGGGGGAGGCAGCCATAACCAGCGAGGGAACGGGATCCAGGGATGTGTTTAGGGCAGTTAATTTTTTCCCCAGACCGCTTTCCTCTGTCCGTGTTGCCATGGGTTCGGGCATTAAAACATAATCGCTTAAACCGGCCTCAAAGGTTCCTTCCTTCAAATCCCGGGGAATATTTTGAATGATAATGACCTGATGTTGTAAAAATAAATTATTTTTCCTTAATATTTCTTCCAAAAGAATATTGCACTGGTCATCAGGGGGATCGCCCAGGATTGATTTTCTGCGTAACTGTTCCCAGGCAAAGGAGGAATTTTCCTCCCGGCCCAGAAGAAAGGTTCCGTCCTTGCGGGCTAACCCGGCAAAGGCTACCAGTTCTGCCCCTGTACCCAGGGGACGGGTAAACAGGCACTGGGTGAGATTGCACAACCAGACTTCCCCTCGGGCATCCGGCTTCACTTCCTCGGGCATGTCTTTAAGGAGGAGGGAATCCACCTCCAATTGCTGTTCCCGGTAAAATCCAAGGGTCAGGGCAAGATAATGGGGCAGGGCCGTCAGGGTGCGTTCAGTTTCCAGCACCCTGATTTTATCTGTTTTTTCAGGGCCCTTCCCAAAGAGTGAATAAGTTTTGATACTTAAAATAACCATGGCGACAATCATAGCCAATAAAAACAGCAGCATGAACCACCTTTTGAAGCGCATCCTTTCAACCTCCTAAATGGGAATTAAAAAAGAACGATTTTTTACCGGGTCTGTTATATATCTATTAGATCAAACCATTTTCATAACCATTTTGTAGATATATAGGAATAAATTTCAGAATATCCCATACATATGTATAGAGAATTTATTTGTAAGGAGGTTCGTTTATGAGCAGGTTAACTTTTGTGCAATGGCATAAGCATGGGGTACCAGGGGACAGGCTATTAAAGAGAGAGGCCATTGGGGCGGGTTTGGTGCGGGCTTTTAGTGCAACGCTGGCGGTGTTCCTTCTCATGGGCGTTGTGGTGGCCATAACCAACCAACCGGTTTATCATTTTTCCCTGGGGGTTTTGTTTGTGGTTTTGGCCTCCGCTTTGATTGGCGGAGGGAGTGCCGGTGCAGTGGCCAGAATCCGGGGCTGGCAGCATGGCGGCGTGACGGGATTCATTTATGGCGCCATCTTTGCCATGATTAGCGCAGGTCTGGGGCTGCCTGTTTTTGATCCGGTTATCTTGACGGTCGCCATGGCCCTCCTTGGGTCATTGGGGGGGATTATCGGCGTAAATCTTCCGGCAGTAAGGAGACGATCCCGGGGCAGGAGAGAGATTTACCGCTTTATTGACATGGAAAGGTAAAATGATTAAACTATTGGGTAGGTAAAGTCGAAGATGGGGAGTTCCAGGGAATTGCACGGTCTTAGAGAAGGGGGTCCAGGGCTGGAAGGCCTCCTGTCCGGTGCCCCGGGATGTCGCCCCGGAGTTGCCAGTCTGAAAGAAAGTAGGTCTGGACGGGTGGACCCGTTATCGTCTAGAGAGTTGCCGCACGGTAGAATGCCGTGCCGGAAACAAGGTGGTACCGCGGAAAAAGACTTCCGTCCTTGAAGGATGGAAGTTTTTTATTTTGTTATTTAAGCCATGATTAAAAATAAGGAGAGATTAACGTGTCGCAAAGCAACATCCCAACGGTTTATAATCCCAGAGAGGTAGAGGATAAGTGGTATCAGCACTGGGAGGAGAAGAAATATTTTCATGCCGAAGTAGAGAGGGATAAAAAACCCTTTTGTATCGTTATGCCTCCGCCCAATGTTACGGGTCAACTGCACATGGGTCATGCTCTGGACAATACCCTGCAGGACATTTTAACACGCTGGCGCCGCATGCAGGGGTACAATGCCCTCTGGGTTCCGGGAACCGATCACGCCGGCATCGCCACCCAGGCGAAGGTGGAAGAACAGTTGGCCAAAGAAGGCTTGTCCAAATATGATTTGGGTCGGGAAAAATTTCTGGAGCGGGTTTGGGACTGGAAGGAACAGTACGGCAACCGTATCACCACCCAGTTGCGCCGGCTGGGGGCTTCCTGTGACTGGGATCGGGAGCGCTTTACCATGGATGAGGGTTGCTCCAAGGCGGTGCTGGAAGTCTTTGTGCGGCTTTTTGAACAAGGTTTGATCTACCGGGATTATTATATTACCAACTGGTGCCCCCACTGCCAGACCACCATTTCCGATATTGAAGTGGAGCATCTGGATAAACCGGGACAACTTTACTATATTCAATACCTTTCCAAGGATGACCCCGGAGAATCCATCATTGTGGCCACCACGCGCCCGGAAACCATTCTGGGCGATGTGGCGGTGGCGGTCAATCCCGAGGATGAACGCTACCAGCATCTGGTAGGAAAAAAAGTGGTGCTGCCCATTGTAGGCAGGGAACTGCCGGTGATTGCCGATGACTATTGTGATCCCACCTTTGGTACCGGTGCCGTGAAGATGACGCCGGCCCATGACCCCAATGACTTTGAAATTGGCCGGCGCCATGGCTTACCGGAGGTCCGGGTTATGGACAAGCACGGCAGGATGAACGAGCAGGCCGGTAAATATCAGGGGTTAGACCGCTGGGA is drawn from Desulforamulus ruminis DSM 2154 and contains these coding sequences:
- a CDS encoding NAD(P)/FAD-dependent oxidoreductase, producing the protein MRVAIIGAGISGLACAHELERFRIFPDIYEERSRTGELFPHVGGLLQLMNRPVRDQLKWLEKDYHIKIKPLNTWKKLTMHAPHVSKTVHSGKLGYFVERGQGDQSLEVQLNKMIKSPIYYNCQADYSELAREYDYVVVASGNREIAATLGIWKDIFITMVRGAIVLGDFNPEELKMWVNTDYALGAYAYLTAFNRTRASLVLIHANTSAKEMEKIWHTFLKKENLDYQITEGFLLSHVAGTVFPHQVRNILLVGSAGGFMESFLGFGAISSLRSGVLAARAIAKNLSFDKLSKRLDEEMRRSVRLREIINTMKNEDYDRLVTVATLPVIKQIAYNSNFPLLKYAGDILELSRASVDWEKKSILPSPKKQR
- a CDS encoding ABC transporter substrate-binding protein, which encodes MRFKRWFMLLFLLAMIVAMVILSIKTYSLFGKGPEKTDKIRVLETERTLTALPHYLALTLGFYREQQLEVDSLLLKDMPEEVKPDARGEVWLCNLTQCLFTRPLGTGAELVAFAGLARKDGTFLLGREENSSFAWEQLRRKSILGDPPDDQCNILLEEILRKNNLFLQHQVIIIQNIPRDLKEGTFEAGLSDYVLMPEPMATRTEESGLGKKLTALNTSLDPVPSLVMAASPVYLKQHEREVQKLTNGLCKAMLWLDYHGSAEAARVIAPFFPEINQPTLVKMIQQYRDMGLWDQSPVIAKEDYELLQSFVRKAGELTNPVEYSRGSNMKFAQKAAGTVQYIPPEQQKEKSRWEKIKFYFQDLWAK
- a CDS encoding TIGR04086 family membrane protein, whose amino-acid sequence is MSRLTFVQWHKHGVPGDRLLKREAIGAGLVRAFSATLAVFLLMGVVVAITNQPVYHFSLGVLFVVLASALIGGGSAGAVARIRGWQHGGVTGFIYGAIFAMISAGLGLPVFDPVILTVAMALLGSLGGIIGVNLPAVRRRSRGRREIYRFIDMER